A single bacterium HR11 DNA region contains:
- the livF gene encoding High-affinity branched-chain amino acid transport ATP-binding protein LivF encodes MSHDPRITPVSKRGRAVLELQDVWVFIGAYGILRGVTLTVPTGTAVGLVGRNGAGKTTTLKSIMGLLPVRSGQVRLDGQDVGRLRSYERARLGIGYMPEDRRLVGSLTVEENILLPAWAMGFPDAAERLRWVYDLMPDVRTMADRRATWLSGGQQKMAALARALMAGRRWLLLDEPFEGLAPEMAARMADVLARVRETGVTLLVAESDPRVIAPLVDRVVTIERGEVATDGASGAGSSS; translated from the coding sequence ATGAGCCACGACCCACGTATCACGCCCGTCTCGAAAAGGGGAAGGGCCGTGTTAGAGCTTCAGGATGTCTGGGTCTTCATCGGTGCGTACGGGATTCTACGGGGCGTCACGTTGACGGTCCCGACGGGTACGGCCGTCGGCCTCGTCGGTCGCAACGGTGCCGGCAAGACGACGACCCTGAAGAGCATCATGGGCCTCCTGCCGGTCCGGTCGGGCCAGGTCCGCCTGGACGGTCAGGACGTCGGGCGGCTCCGGTCCTATGAGCGGGCCCGCCTCGGCATTGGCTACATGCCCGAGGACCGGCGGCTTGTCGGGTCCCTGACGGTCGAAGAGAACATCTTGCTCCCGGCATGGGCGATGGGCTTCCCGGACGCCGCCGAGCGGCTCCGCTGGGTCTACGACCTCATGCCCGACGTGCGGACGATGGCGGACCGGCGGGCCACGTGGCTCAGCGGAGGTCAACAGAAGATGGCCGCCCTGGCTCGGGCGCTGATGGCCGGCCGACGCTGGCTCCTGCTGGACGAGCCCTTCGAGGGCCTGGCCCCCGAGATGGCCGCCCGTATGGCCGACGTCCTCGCCCGGGTCCGGGAGACGGGCGTGACCCTCTTGGTCGCCGAGTCAGACCCGCGCGTGATCGCCCCTTTAGTCGATCGGGTCGTGACCATCGAGCGGGGCGAGGTCGCGACCGACGGGGCGTCGGGGGCCGGAAGTTCGAGTTGA